DNA sequence from the Trichocoleus desertorum ATA4-8-CV12 genome:
TCAGAGGGCGTCCCTGCTGGAGTTGCAGTACTCAGGTTGTTTGTGGCGACTGAAGTTGCAGCGCTCGAAGCCGCACCATTCGGTGTATCAGGGATCTTACCCGCCAAAACTTGCCGATACCCTTCAGAAACAGCGACCGCGTTGTAAGTAATGTCAACTCGACCGCTGTTAAACGCTCGCGCCCCATCCGCCCACACAATCAGCTTCGGCATCTGGTCAGGCGTGAGCACCTGGCGCAAAATGACATCTACAACTTGAGCGGTCGCTCCATTTACCCCAAAGTTAAACACACTCAAGCCAGCGTAACCTTGAGTGGCCAAAGCTTTCTGGAGGGCGGCGGGGTCAATGCCTCGCAAGGCTCTGGAACTTCCTATAACCAAGATGTCGGGGGGGCCAGATTCCGCGAGACGCTGATAGTAAAGGGCTAACTTTTCATCTAATTGACGACTGTTGAAGGTGGGATAAGGCGATCGGGCTGCGGCCAGAATAGCAGCTGAAGTGGCAGTCGTTTTTAGCGGTTCTGCGGGTAAAGGTTTGGGGGCGATTCCACTGCCATTTGCCAAGGCTTCTACTGGAGTAATTGATTCGGTAAAGCCAGATGCATTAAAGACTTTTTGATCATTCCCCTGAGGTTTCTTGAGCGATACCGGGGGTTTAGGCACAGCTAAGGGAGGACGTGGTCGGGTGGCCGCAGATTTCGTAGCTACAGACTCTTGAGTGGCCGATCTTTCTGCCGATCCTTCTACCGCTCCTTTAGCGGATGCAGTTGTGGGCCGAGCATCTACCGAGGCTACATTGGTTCTCACTTGAAGAATTTGCCCCAAGACCCAGTCTGCTTGCAGGGTTAACAGCAGACCTAAGGTACCCCAAACAACAGCCACTGCTGTTGCCTTATAGCTGCCTTGCTGCCCCAAAGGTTGATCGTTGGGCAGGAATAACTGCGATCGCAGCAAAATCTGTTGCAGCGTTTGAGTTACGCGCTGGGTCGTTTGGCTGACTGCTGCCTGTAGGGCTTCAGAAGTTAGCTCAGGGCGTAGACCAATTTCGTTGGGTTGGGTTAATAACTCATTGACATAAGCATCTGAAGCGGCAAACTCTGGAGTGGCTTCTGGTACGAGGCGATCGCGGGTAGCAAAGTCAGCGCCATAACTCCACAATGGACGCTTCTGACCTGCGCGGCGGCCATACACCCGAATGCCTGCTACGTGAGAAATCTTGAGTTGCCGCACAAATTTAGCGACGGTTTGCCCCACCTGCTTTTGCTTGGGGCAAACGGGCGCATCGCTCATGATGTGCAACAAATCCTCTCGATCTAGGACTTGAATGCGTACTCCTCCAGTCGCCAAGCGCCGATCGAGGTTGGGGTTGAGTAGGCGACTCAATAAAAACTGCAAGGCAGGGCGATCGCCTTGTTGCGCCAATACCAGCGCTGAGTCTGTTAATGCGCCATGTTGAGCCGCAGGTAAGTTGAGCCAATCTACCCAAGCAGGCGCTTCCTGACCCGCCACCTGCCCGTAAAGAGTGGCTGCATGAATCCCTTGGGGTGCTAAAGCTTCCAGTAAAGTTGAAATTGTCGGGACTACCGTTGCTCGGCTGGGCGCTTCACTCGTTTTTTTGCCATCCGAGTTAGCAATACTACAAAGTAGATGCAGGGTTGATTCTTTTAGCTCTGCTACCACTTCAATTTTCTCTACGGCCAGGGGGCGATTGAGGAGGCGGGCGATCGCTTGTACATCTCCCCAACGCGCCCAGTCTTTGAGCATTTCATCGGGAGGGGTTAAGTCAACCTGCAGCCGCCAATCGGGTCGAGCCTCACCGCTGACCTGACTAAAAACTAGAGCGTCTCGAAAACTATCTAGTTCCAAACCTCGGAGCTTTTGCGCGATCGGCTCGGCGAGAGTCGCAGGATCGGGGCTGTAGGGTGCTTCACAGATAATCCAAAGCCGCTGGTTGCGATGCTGGTGATCGGTGGCAGCATCAGGCGTACAGGGAATCGCCTTAGCCGTTACTTCAACCGCAACTCCCATTGCTCCCAGGGTTTCACTCAAATAACGAGCGATCGCCTCTGGTTTACCTTGCTTTGCTAAAGTGCGGTTGGGAACCAAGAGGGCTGTACCTGCTGCCGAGGCAGAGCGAGGAGCTGTAGGGGCAGGAGCTTTGGGTTGAGTTGCTGTTGGCGAACTTGCCAGTTTATTAGAGGGTGGTCTATTGGCTTTCTGAGTCGTAGGAACTGCTTTGAGCGCAGTCGTGGCTGAGTCACGGGATTGTAGAGGCGGTTGCCGTAAGGCAAAGCTAGAGAGATCAGGAGGTGGGGGTTGGAGATGCTTCAGCTGTTCTAAATGCTGATCGAGCTGGTTGAGATAGATGGGCTCTGACCAACTAGGGCGATCGCTCCCTAAGCCACGACCATAGAGGAAAATCTGGTAAATCGGATGTGGATCGGGAGGCAGCAAGGCAGCCAAATCTGCTTGAGCTAGCGCTTCTACCACGCGACTCATCACGACAGCCGAGTCCGGAGGTTGCGGTCCTTCACACAGAATATGGAGGAGATTTCCGCGCAACCTAACGTGGACCCGTACGCCATGCAAATTAATGGCACGGACAACCCACTGTGCGATGACGGCCTGACGACCTGAAGCCCGTTCATTTACATTCACCATCAAAGCCCCGACCCGTTGGATTGATTCAACTGAGCAGCCCGCCTTTTACGAATAACGCCCTCTGGCCTGGTTAAACCCCTAAGTTTGGTTAAACTTCTAAGACAGATGCGATCGCTTCCAGAAACGTTATACTGACGAAGACTATCTCATCCTAAGACGCTGTGCAAATACCAGCTTAAGTCTTTTATTACTAGAGTATTACTAGAGCAATACCAAGCTCCAAAAGTGGCTGAGGATTGCTAAAAAAGCTTTACAACTGGTTTGTCCGTCTGACTATAACAGGGTGAGCTTTGACGCAGCGTACCACATGCTAGTTAAGACTAGTAAGCCGCCTCAACCTGACAGTTTTCCAACTCAACGCTTGATTAGCAGTCTGTAGGGCCTTGCTATGCCATCCACCTCAAAGCGACCTAACCCTGATCGATCCAGAGCCAACCCTAACCCCTGGTTGAGCTTAGCTACTGGCCCTTTACTTATAGCCTTGTTGGGCGGTAAAGCCTTAGCCGAGTGGATGCAAGAGTTGGGGCAGATGAGTGAGGAAGTATTTAGAGGCGATCGCCTACCCCCTATAGACTTTCCAACGCCTCATCCAGCTAACTCCGAAATTTCTGAGTGAACTTTAAGTCACTGGAATTCTGATACTATTTTTTAACTCTAAAATCTAGCGAGTTCTCGTTATACTGCCTGAGATTGGTCTCAATAACTACTTGAAGTTAGTTTGCCAGACTGCCTGAAGAAAGCGACAGCTCTCAATGCTAGTAATGAACTGAAACAAGCGAAAGATTGGGGTAGAGTCAGGCTTTATTGACGCTAAAACCCCCAAAACTAGAGCTTAACCCATAAAATTGTTGAGTATTTTAACTGCGCTGGAACAGACTCCATGAGTTCAACCTTCCATTCGTCAGATGATGCCTACAGCTCTGTAGCCATGTCGGCCCCAGAGGCATCACAAACAATGGCTGTGAGCACTACCTCAGAGCTGTTTCCGCATCAAAAAACGCCATTTCCCCTACGCGAACGCCTAAAAGTCGTGGAAGACTTGTGGGAATCGGTGCTACAGCAAGAATGCGGTCAAGAGCTGGTGGACTTGTTAAATCAACTGCGGGCCATGTGTTCGCCGGAAGGACAAGCCGCCAATGCTTTGGAACCAGAGGTGTTAAAGGTCGTCGAAAAGCTCGACCTCAACGAAGCGATTCGGGCCGCTCGTGCTTTCGCGCTGTACTTTCAATTAATCAATATTGTCGAGCAGCATTACGAGCAGCGGGGCCAACAGCAACAATATCGAGCTGCGTACGAGGGGGGTGGATCGCAAAATAGCGATCGCTCCCAAGACTTAATCGCCTCGCTCATGGGCGAACCCCTCGAACAGCCTGCTGCCGAGCCACAACTAGATTTACAGGCCAATCTCCTAGAAAAGAGCCTGCAAGAAACCAACCCACCCCGCCGAGAGATGGGGACATTTCACGGGCTGTTTCCCAAGCTACGAGAACTGAATGTGCCCCCGCAGCATATTCAAAGATTGATTGATCAATTGGATGTGCGTCTGGTCTTCACTGCGCACCCCACCGAGATTGTTCGCCATACGATTCGGGACAAACAGCGACGGATTGCCAAAATTCTGCGCCAGCTCGATCGCATTGAGGAAGGTGGTGATGCAGCCAACCTCGTTTCTTCCTGGGAATTGGAAGCCCTGCGAGAACAACTGACTGAAGAAATTCGGCTTTGGTGGCGTACCGACGAGTTGCACCAGTTTAAGCCCACGGTCTTGGATGAAGTGGACTATACGTTGCACTATTTCCAAGAAGTGTTGTTTGATGTGATTCCTCAGCTCTATCAACGCTTCAAACGGGCGCTTGACACTTCTTTCCCGCGTTTGCGTCCGCCTCAGCATAGTTTCTGTAGATTCGGCTCTTGGGTTGGGTCAGACCGAGACGGCAACCCTTCTGTTACGCCTCAAATTACTTGGCAAACGGCCTGTTACCAGCGCAACTTAGTTCTAGAAAAATACCTCCAGTCGGTGCGGCGGCTCACCAACTTATTGAGCCTCTCGTTGCATTGGTGCGATGTTTTACCTGACCTGCTGGAATCTCTAGAACAGGACCAAATGCAACTGCCTGACGTGTATGACCGATTGGCCATTCGCTATCGCCAAGAACCGTACCGCCTCAAGCTTGCCTACGTCCTCCAACGCTTAGAAAATACTCAGGCACGCAACTCCCGCTTGCAGACGGGCGATTATTTGCAAAACGAAATTCTAGAGAGCCAGCCTGCCAATACCTATCGCTCTGGGGCTGAGTTCTTAGCAGAACTGCAACTGATTCATCGCAACTTGACCGCGACGGGGCTGAGCTGCCGCGAGCTAGAGAATCTGATTTGTCAGGTGGAGATTTATGGTTTCAACCTGGCTCATTTGGATATTCGTCAAGAAAGCTCCCGCCACTCAGATGTGTTTAACGAAGTGGCAGAATATCTGCAAATTCTGCCCAAGTCCTACAACGACATGTCAGAGGCACAGCGATCGCTCTGGCTTGCTACTGAGTTGCAAACGCGGCGACCGTTGATTCCAGCCGAGCTGCCCTTCTCCGAAAAAACCTGCGAAATTATTGAAACCTTCCGGGTCGTGCGGAAATTGCAGCAGGAGTTTGGCCCTGAAATTTGCCAAACCTACGTGATTAGCATGAGTCACGAGGCTAGCGACTTGCTAGAAGTGCTGCTCTTGGCCAAAGAAGCAGGACTTTACGACCCCGCTACGGGTATGGGGACGCTTCAGGTTGTGCCTCTGTTTGAAACCGTGGAAGACTTGAAGCAAGCGCCCTCGGTGATGCTAGATATCTTTGAACTGCCTTTGTATCGGGCTTTTCTGGCAGGGGGCTATGTAGCAGCAACCAACCCAGAGCTGATGCTGCCGATGCTGCAAGAGGTGATGTTGGGTTACTCGGACAGCAACAAAGACTCTGGCTTCCTCAGCAGCAACTGGGAAATTCATAAGGCTCAGCAAGCATTGCAGCAGATTGCCGAAACCTACGGAATTCATCTGCGGATCTTCCACGGTCGGGGTGGATCGGTCGGTCGCGGTGGCGGCCCTGCTTACGAAGCGATTTTGGCGCAGCCCGGTCGGAGCGTCAACGGTCGGATCAAGATTACCGAGCAGGGAGAAGTCTTAGCTTCTAAGTATTCTTTGCCCGAACTGGCGCTCTTTAACTTGGAAACCGTCACGACTGCGGTGATTCAAACCAGCTTGCTGCGGAACGGGTTTGATGACATTCAACCCTGGAACGAAATTATGGAGGAACTGTCTCGGCGATCGCGGACCCACTATCGCGCTTTGATCTACGAGCAGCCAGACTTTGTTGACTTCTTCCACCAAGTCACCCCGATCGAAGAAATTAGTCAACTGCAAATCAGCTCTCGGCCAGCGCGTCGGGGCGGCAAAAAAGACCTGGGCAGTTTGCGGGCTATTCCTTGGGTGTTTAGCTGGACTCAGAGCCGTTTCTTAGTCCCATCTTGGTATGGGGTCGGCGCTGCTCTAGATCAATTTTTACAAGAGGAACCAGAAGAGCATCTGAAGCTGTTGCGCTACTTCTACTACAAGTGGCCTTTTTTCAAGATGGTGATTTCTAAGGTGGAAATGACTTTGGCCAAGGTGGACTTACAAATTGCCCACCACTATGTAGGAGAGCTGTCAGAGCCAGAAGACCGTGCCCGATTTGAAGCTTTGTACGAGCAGATCGCTAAGGAATACCACCTGACACGAGATTTGGTGCTAACTATCACGGGTCATAAGCGCTTACTGGATGGTGACCCAGAGCTACAGCGATCGGTGCAACTTCGCAATGGCACGATTGTTCCGCTGGGATTCTTGCAGGTTTCTCTGCTCAAGCGTTTGCGCCAGCATCGTAGCAGCTCTACTACTGCCATTATTCGCTCCCGCTATAGCAAGGGAGAACTGCTCCGGGGAGCTTTGCTCACCATCAACGGCATTGCTGCGGGTATGCGGAATACGGGCTGATCTAGCTGAGCTAAAAAGCTAGGCTGAATTAAAAAGCTGGCTTAGAATAAACCTAAGTCAGCTTGGTAAGCCCATCTAAAAGTCCCGCCAGAGGCGCTGATGTCTCCTAGACGTACCCTAATTTGCACGGTTACTGCGCTCACGTCAGGTGTTTTTGGGGCGTACCTGGGAGGACAGCTTGGCGTTTCTGCCCAAAATCGGGCCTGTGAAGCTCGCTTTTTGGGGCCTAAATTGGTTTGCAAAGTTGCTACTGCTCCCGGAGCTATGTGGAAAGGAAGTTTCACGGGGCTAGGAACTGGAGCTATTTTAGGAGCTTTCTTAGCGGGTGTGGCAACCCGTAAAACCGCAAAAACTATTTCTTCAACTACGCCTTTCCCAGACAAAAAGCCTGTAAAAGCAGCAGCAAAAGCAGCACCTCCTCCACCTGCGATCGCTTCCCCAGAGCCAGCAATCACAGCAGTTCCTGCCGCCTTAACTTCACTCCAAGCAGAAGTTTTGTATTGTCTATTGGCGCTTCTGACGGCCAAGCAACTTAGTTCTGAGACGATGGGTGATGAGTCACAGTCAATCACTACCCCCGTTGCATCGTCCAGCTTACCGGAGTTGCGAACTTGGGCGGAGGCAATGGCGCGATCCCAATCAGACACCTATGACGTGACCCAGTTTCCAGACTTACAATTTGTGACTGTAGATGAAGCGCGTCAGCTATTAATTGAAGCTGGTTTTTCGGTTCAGGCCGTAGACCAAGCTTGGCAACTGATACAAGCAGCAGGCCCAACGCCTCCGCTAACCTAGATAAATGTGCAGGAGGTTTATTCTCTGTGAAAACAATTCAACCTATTTTGCGGCGCTGCTTAGGAATTATTTTGCTGCTGAGCTTGGCGTGGTTGTGGATTATTCTGTCGGCTACTCCAGCTTGGGCACAGATAGATACGGTGAACTATAACAACGCCAACTTAAACAACCAAGACTTTTCCCATGCCAACTTGGTCGGAAAAACGTTTGTCGCTGCCGAAATGCGAGAGAGCAATTTTCAGGGGGCGGATTTGACCAACGCGATCTTAACGAAAGGTGTCTTCCTCAATGCCAACTTAAGGGGAGTTAACTTCACTGGAGCCTTGGTCGATCGCGTCTTTTTACAAGGGGCAGATCTTTCCAATGCGATTTTCCAGGAAGCCATCATGACCCGCACCAGCTTTGAGGGTGCGACTGTTACTGGGGCAGACTTCACCGATGCTGTGCTCGATCGCTACGAGATTGCTCAGCTTTGCAAACGAGCTGAAGGAGTTAATCCAGTCACAGAAGTAGCGACGCGCGATAGTTTAGGCTGTCGTTAGCGTTTGTCCTGCCCACTGAGCCATTGCGGGCCAACTTAAGACATCCTCTAGCAGTGACTGATATCCCGCTACATTGGGGTGAAGGCCATCGTCACAGAGGCGCGATCGCCACCAGTCTTCACCCCGCTCTATCCAATTTTGGAATACATCTAGATAAG
Encoded proteins:
- the ppc gene encoding phosphoenolpyruvate carboxylase, producing MSSTFHSSDDAYSSVAMSAPEASQTMAVSTTSELFPHQKTPFPLRERLKVVEDLWESVLQQECGQELVDLLNQLRAMCSPEGQAANALEPEVLKVVEKLDLNEAIRAARAFALYFQLINIVEQHYEQRGQQQQYRAAYEGGGSQNSDRSQDLIASLMGEPLEQPAAEPQLDLQANLLEKSLQETNPPRREMGTFHGLFPKLRELNVPPQHIQRLIDQLDVRLVFTAHPTEIVRHTIRDKQRRIAKILRQLDRIEEGGDAANLVSSWELEALREQLTEEIRLWWRTDELHQFKPTVLDEVDYTLHYFQEVLFDVIPQLYQRFKRALDTSFPRLRPPQHSFCRFGSWVGSDRDGNPSVTPQITWQTACYQRNLVLEKYLQSVRRLTNLLSLSLHWCDVLPDLLESLEQDQMQLPDVYDRLAIRYRQEPYRLKLAYVLQRLENTQARNSRLQTGDYLQNEILESQPANTYRSGAEFLAELQLIHRNLTATGLSCRELENLICQVEIYGFNLAHLDIRQESSRHSDVFNEVAEYLQILPKSYNDMSEAQRSLWLATELQTRRPLIPAELPFSEKTCEIIETFRVVRKLQQEFGPEICQTYVISMSHEASDLLEVLLLAKEAGLYDPATGMGTLQVVPLFETVEDLKQAPSVMLDIFELPLYRAFLAGGYVAATNPELMLPMLQEVMLGYSDSNKDSGFLSSNWEIHKAQQALQQIAETYGIHLRIFHGRGGSVGRGGGPAYEAILAQPGRSVNGRIKITEQGEVLASKYSLPELALFNLETVTTAVIQTSLLRNGFDDIQPWNEIMEELSRRSRTHYRALIYEQPDFVDFFHQVTPIEEISQLQISSRPARRGGKKDLGSLRAIPWVFSWTQSRFLVPSWYGVGAALDQFLQEEPEEHLKLLRYFYYKWPFFKMVISKVEMTLAKVDLQIAHHYVGELSEPEDRARFEALYEQIAKEYHLTRDLVLTITGHKRLLDGDPELQRSVQLRNGTIVPLGFLQVSLLKRLRQHRSSSTTAIIRSRYSKGELLRGALLTINGIAAGMRNTG
- a CDS encoding pentapeptide repeat-containing protein, producing MQPILRRCLGIILLLSLAWLWIILSATPAWAQIDTVNYNNANLNNQDFSHANLVGKTFVAAEMRESNFQGADLTNAILTKGVFLNANLRGVNFTGALVDRVFLQGADLSNAIFQEAIMTRTSFEGATVTGADFTDAVLDRYEIAQLCKRAEGVNPVTEVATRDSLGCR